DNA from Geobacter sulfurreducens PCA:
CGCCCGAGGCGTCGGCGCAGCTGCGGGAGCAGTCGATCATCAACCGAGAGGCGTTCGACTACAGCCGACTGCTGGAGGAACAGGCCCACCTGCCGCTGGTGAAGGAGATCGTCGAGGCGGACAACTACCGGCCCACGGTGCGGGACCAGGCCTTCCGCAAGGTGGTGACCTCGGCCTACGACCACCGCTGCGCCCTGTGCGGCATCCGCATCGTCACCCCCGACGGCCACACGGTGGTGGAGGCAGCCCACATCGTGCCGTGGAGCAGAAGCCAAAACGACGACATCCGCAACGGCATGGCCCTCTGCAGAACCTGTCACTGGGGCTTCGACGAGGGGATGCTCGGCGTCTCTGACAACTACACCGTCATCACCTCCCGCTCCATCGGCATCGACCCCAACTTCCCCGGCCTGCTCCAGACCCTCTCCGGCCGTGGCATCATCCCGCCGGCCGACCCGGATAAATTCCCGGCCCGCGAGTATTTGGCCGAGCATCGCCGGGCGTGGCGGCTGTAACGTACGTCATGAAGGTCGAAAACATATTCAGATACGAATCAGAAGTGAGGAGATATGGCACGACAACGAACTAGCCCAATGGAAGAAATGATTTTGGTTGCCACCAAGCTCCCCTGGTGGGCGTGCCTGCTGCTGGCACTTGTGTCGTACGCCGTGCTTCACGTGATGGCAATGCGGCCTGTAATGCCTGCTACGGTTGTCCCCGGCCAGATGGGTGACGCCGTGGCACGGGGGCTCATTACGACTCTGGCCATGTTTGGACAGTACGTGATGCCATTTGCGTTTGCTCTGGCTGCCCTGCTGTCGGCCGTTAATGAATATCGGAATAAAAAGAGCGGTACTTTCGTCCCTAATCATCTTGATGTAGCGCCACCTTCCAGGAAAAGAGTGTCAACAGAAGCTAGCGTTCCAATGCCCACATCCGGTAATTCCGGAAAGATGAACCGGGATTTCGATCATATGCTTCCTGGTGGTGAGGAAGAACTAGCAATTGAGAATCCGCAACCTGTCCCATTGCCGCAGCAGTGGGGCATGTCTGTCATTCAAATGATGGAGTGGAAGCGTTTTGAAATTGTCACCCGGGAATTTCTGAAGATGACAGGATATGATGCCCATGAAACGAAGGTGGGCGCTGATGGCGGAGTGGATATTAGGGTCACAAAGCCCAGTAACGATACTTTCCAGGGTATTGTGCAGTGCAAAGCTTGGAATTCGTATCGGGTTGGGGTAAAGCCAGTGCGCGAGCTTTATGGTGTCATGGCCGCCGAAAAGGCGACGGCTGGTATGGTTATCACATCCGGTACCTTTACTGCGGAAGCGGAAGAATTTGCTAAAGGGAAGGTCAAACTAATTTCTGGCGTGAATTTTCTTGAGCTTATTCGAAAATTGCCACCGGAGAAACAACAAAGGCTTCTGGATATTGCATTGGAAGGGGATTATCAAACGCCAACGTGCCCACAGTGTGACCTGAAAATGACACTGCGCGAAAATAAGTCGGGGAAAAATCCAGGGTCAAAATTCTGGGGATGTGTCCGGTATCCCCACTGTCGGCAAACGCTCGTATATACCGGGAACGGAAGCCGGGTCAGGCTTCCAAGTTGATAAGATTATTGCTCCCAGAACTCGGCAACCTCCTTCAGGATGCTCTCCGAAACCAGCTCCGTTGCATCGGAGTCGAACCAGGCGCGGCTGGCAGGCGCGGCTGGGGTCGGACCAAACTAATAGCTCGAAATTATAAAGTTATTCCGATAATCAAGGCGCATTATCGGCCTTAGAAGCACATTTTTGCCGTGAAAAGTGAGGCTTTTAGAAATGGCACGGGCAAATCGGTATCACAAGGGGAGGGATGAAATAGTCATGCAAAAATAGCTTATAGTTGCCTAGTATGTCCAAAAATAATGGACATACTATGTTGTAAATTGTTATATTGTTGCCATCACACCGGAGATGGTGATCATGACGAACGCCCTGTTGCTCAAAAGCATCCCCTATGAGGAGTTTGACTACCAGACCCTGCTGGATGCCGTTCATGGGTATGCCCGGCCACGGATGAAGGAGGCGCGGCTGGGGTCGGACCAAGCTAATAAGTCGAAATTATAAAGTTATTCCGATAATCAAGGCGCATTATCGGCCTTAGAAGCACATTTTTGCCGTGAAAAGTGAGGCTGTTAGAAATGGCACGGGCAAATCGGTATCACAAGGGAGGGATGAAATGGTCATGCAAAAATAGCTTATAGTTGCATAGTATGTCCAAAAATAATGGACATACTATGTTGTAAATTGTTATATTGTTGCCATCACACCGGAGATGGTGATCATGACGAACGCCCTG
Protein-coding regions in this window:
- a CDS encoding HNH endonuclease; this encodes MTFLPTSLKFFSSLSRASGAVWTEATKRKAPHKPLLLLAVLDLVHRGVITTPFIAVSGDLVELNELFNLYWRRIIPLGQTSSIAFPFSRLAREPFWELVPQPGKNITDAVINNTSSVSYLRKYALGAKLDDGLFRVMASGEGREALREALLLSCFSPEASAQLREQSIINREAFDYSRLLEEQAHLPLVKEIVEADNYRPTVRDQAFRKVVTSAYDHRCALCGIRIVTPDGHTVVEAAHIVPWSRSQNDDIRNGMALCRTCHWGFDEGMLGVSDNYTVITSRSIGIDPNFPGLLQTLSGRGIIPPADPDKFPAREYLAEHRRAWRL
- a CDS encoding restriction endonuclease, encoding MEEMILVATKLPWWACLLLALVSYAVLHVMAMRPVMPATVVPGQMGDAVARGLITTLAMFGQYVMPFAFALAALLSAVNEYRNKKSGTFVPNHLDVAPPSRKRVSTEASVPMPTSGNSGKMNRDFDHMLPGGEEELAIENPQPVPLPQQWGMSVIQMMEWKRFEIVTREFLKMTGYDAHETKVGADGGVDIRVTKPSNDTFQGIVQCKAWNSYRVGVKPVRELYGVMAAEKATAGMVITSGTFTAEAEEFAKGKVKLISGVNFLELIRKLPPEKQQRLLDIALEGDYQTPTCPQCDLKMTLRENKSGKNPGSKFWGCVRYPHCRQTLVYTGNGSRVRLPS